The Juglans regia cultivar Chandler unplaced genomic scaffold, Walnut 2.0 Scaffold_73, whole genome shotgun sequence genome includes a window with the following:
- the LOC108980765 gene encoding uncharacterized protein At1g76070-like, translated as MKKPSKLRSILFKFLVVPHAASAINFQFQTPSLSPAKISAGAGRSGSSGSTSPFVSIIPPEVRRKKKNGSFDAREPTSPKVSCMGHVKKTTSSNPKRRVSSLPPQPQALTMRNVSCTPNKEGKIKKMIKQQEVVKIDCFVGRKRGGKPDGTSCPEKPRVPEQVVQAPRPSLGQIKRFSSARRALSSFDWRNIQGAAVVPADCKEDQRRRRVCQEILGK; from the coding sequence ATGAAGAAACCATCAAAACTGAGAAGCATTTTATTTAAGTTTCTAGTAGTACCGCATGCAGCATCTGCTATAAATTTCCAGTTCCAGACCCCATCTCTTAGCCCTGCAAAAATATCTGCTGGTGCAGGCAGATCAGGATCCTCCGGAAGTACTAGTCCTTTCGTTTCCATAATCCCTCCAGAGGTtcgaagaaagaagaagaatggaagCTTTGACGCACGAGAGCCCACCTCCCCAAAAGTCTCGTGCATGGGCCATGTCAAGAAGACGACGTCCAGCAATCCTAAGCGCCGGGTTTCATCACTTCCGCCACAACCACAAGCATTAACCATGCGCAACGTTTCTTGTACTCCGAACAAAGAGGGTAAGATAAAAAAGATGATCAAGCAGCAAGAAGTTGTTAAGATTGATTGTTTCGTGGGACGAAAGCGAGGTGGGAAGCCCGATGGCACCAGCTGCCCCGAAAAGCCAAGGGTTCCAGAACAGGTAGTACAGGCGCCACGGCCTTCTTTGGGTCAGATAAAGCGGTTTTCAAGCGCTCGCCGTGCCCTTTCCAGCTTTGATTGGAGAAATATTCAGGGTGCAGCGGTGGTTCCAGCCGATTGCAAAGAAGATCAAAGGAGACGAAGAGTCTGCCAAgaaattttaggaaaataa